The Meriones unguiculatus strain TT.TT164.6M chromosome 1, Bangor_MerUng_6.1, whole genome shotgun sequence genome has a segment encoding these proteins:
- the Idh3a gene encoding isocitrate dehydrogenase [NAD] subunit alpha, mitochondrial isoform X1 — MAGSAWVSKVSRLLGAFHNTKQVTRGFAGGVQTVTLIPGDGIGPEISASVMKIFDAAKAPIQWEERNVTAIQGPGGRWMIPPEAKESMDKNKMGLKGPLKTPIAAGHPSMNLLLRKTFDLYANVRPCVSIEGYKTPYTDVNIVTIRENTEGEYSGIEHVIVDGVVQSIKLITEGASKRIAEFAFEYARNNHRSNVTAVHKANIMRMSDGLFLQKCREVAENCKDIKFNEMYLDTVCLNMVQDPSQFDVLVMPNLYGDILSDLCAGLIGGLGVTPSGNIGANGVAIFESVHGTAPDIAGKDMANPTALLLSAVMMLRHMGLFDHAAKIEAACFATIKDGKSLTKDLGGNAKCSDFTDEICRRVKDLD, encoded by the exons ATGGCCGGGTCCGCGTGGGTGTCCAAG GTCTCTCGGCTGCTGGGTGCATTCCACAATACAAAACAGGTGACAAGAGGTTTTGCTGGTGGC GTTCAGACAGTAACTTTAATTCCTGGAGATGGAATTGGCCCAGAAATTTCAGCCTCAGTTATGAAGATTTTTGATGCTGCCAAA GCACCCATTCAGTGGGAGGAGCGGAATGTCACAGCCATTCAAGGACCAGGAGGGCGGTGGATGATCCCTCCAGAAGCCAAGGAGTCCATGGATAAGAACAAGATGGGCTTGAAAG GCCCACTAAAAACCCCAATAGCAGCTGGCCATCCATCTATGAATCTATTGCTCCGTAAGACCTTTGATCTTTACGCCAATGTGCGGCCATGTGTCTCAATTGAAGGTTATAAAACCCCTTACACGGATGTAAATATTGTCACCATCCGAGAGAACACGGAAGGAGAATACAGTGGAATTGAGCATGTG ATCGTTGACGGAGTCGTGCAGAGCATCAAGCTCATCACGGAAGGAGCAAGCAAGCGCATTGCTGAGTTTGCCTTTGAGTATGCGCGGAACAACCACCGGAGCAACGTCACCGCTGTGCACAAAGCCAACATCAT gCGGATGTCAGATGGGCTTTTTCTGCAAAAATGCAGGGAAGTTGCAGAAAACTGTAAAGATATTAAATTTAATGAGATGTACCTTGATACCGTATGTTTAAAC ATGGTACAAGACCCATCCCAGTTTGATGTTCTTGTCATGCCAAATTTATATGGAGACATCCTTAG TGATCTGTGTGCAGGATTGATCGGAGGTCTTGGTGTGACTCCAAGTGGCAATATTGGAGCCAATGGTGTTGCCATCTTTGAATCG GTTCATGGAACAGCCCCAGACATTGCAGGCAAGGACATGGCCAACCCCACGGCCCTCCTGCTTAGTGCTGTGATGATGCTGCGCCACATGGGGCTTTTTGACCATGCAGCAAAAATCGAGGCTGCCTGTTTTGCCACAATTAAGGATGGAAAG AGCTTAACAAAAGATCTAGGAGGCAATGCTAAGTGCTCTGACTTCACAGACGAAATCTGTCGCCGAGTGAAAGACTTAGATTAG
- the Idh3a gene encoding isocitrate dehydrogenase [NAD] subunit alpha, mitochondrial isoform X2, translating into MAGSAWVSKVSRLLGAFHNTKQVQTVTLIPGDGIGPEISASVMKIFDAAKAPIQWEERNVTAIQGPGGRWMIPPEAKESMDKNKMGLKGPLKTPIAAGHPSMNLLLRKTFDLYANVRPCVSIEGYKTPYTDVNIVTIRENTEGEYSGIEHVIVDGVVQSIKLITEGASKRIAEFAFEYARNNHRSNVTAVHKANIMRMSDGLFLQKCREVAENCKDIKFNEMYLDTVCLNMVQDPSQFDVLVMPNLYGDILSDLCAGLIGGLGVTPSGNIGANGVAIFESVHGTAPDIAGKDMANPTALLLSAVMMLRHMGLFDHAAKIEAACFATIKDGKSLTKDLGGNAKCSDFTDEICRRVKDLD; encoded by the exons ATGGCCGGGTCCGCGTGGGTGTCCAAG GTCTCTCGGCTGCTGGGTGCATTCCACAATACAAAACAG GTTCAGACAGTAACTTTAATTCCTGGAGATGGAATTGGCCCAGAAATTTCAGCCTCAGTTATGAAGATTTTTGATGCTGCCAAA GCACCCATTCAGTGGGAGGAGCGGAATGTCACAGCCATTCAAGGACCAGGAGGGCGGTGGATGATCCCTCCAGAAGCCAAGGAGTCCATGGATAAGAACAAGATGGGCTTGAAAG GCCCACTAAAAACCCCAATAGCAGCTGGCCATCCATCTATGAATCTATTGCTCCGTAAGACCTTTGATCTTTACGCCAATGTGCGGCCATGTGTCTCAATTGAAGGTTATAAAACCCCTTACACGGATGTAAATATTGTCACCATCCGAGAGAACACGGAAGGAGAATACAGTGGAATTGAGCATGTG ATCGTTGACGGAGTCGTGCAGAGCATCAAGCTCATCACGGAAGGAGCAAGCAAGCGCATTGCTGAGTTTGCCTTTGAGTATGCGCGGAACAACCACCGGAGCAACGTCACCGCTGTGCACAAAGCCAACATCAT gCGGATGTCAGATGGGCTTTTTCTGCAAAAATGCAGGGAAGTTGCAGAAAACTGTAAAGATATTAAATTTAATGAGATGTACCTTGATACCGTATGTTTAAAC ATGGTACAAGACCCATCCCAGTTTGATGTTCTTGTCATGCCAAATTTATATGGAGACATCCTTAG TGATCTGTGTGCAGGATTGATCGGAGGTCTTGGTGTGACTCCAAGTGGCAATATTGGAGCCAATGGTGTTGCCATCTTTGAATCG GTTCATGGAACAGCCCCAGACATTGCAGGCAAGGACATGGCCAACCCCACGGCCCTCCTGCTTAGTGCTGTGATGATGCTGCGCCACATGGGGCTTTTTGACCATGCAGCAAAAATCGAGGCTGCCTGTTTTGCCACAATTAAGGATGGAAAG AGCTTAACAAAAGATCTAGGAGGCAATGCTAAGTGCTCTGACTTCACAGACGAAATCTGTCGCCGAGTGAAAGACTTAGATTAG